A region from the Vanacampus margaritifer isolate UIUO_Vmar chromosome 5, RoL_Vmar_1.0, whole genome shotgun sequence genome encodes:
- the smtla gene encoding somatolactin alpha has protein sequence MNAIQGALWAVLSWPCLLSSGFLLECTDQDQVIHPYCLSISQEKLLDRVIQHAELIYRVSEESCSLFEDIFVPYPLRLQRNQAAYACITKAIPIPSSIGEVQQMSDKWLLHSVLMLVQSWIEPLVYLQTTLDRYDGAPEMLLNKTKWASDKLISLEHGVVVLIKKMLNEGLLTTSYSEQGLFQYDMQTDVVESVMRDYILLSCFKKDSHKMATFLKLLKCRQNNNYNCA, from the exons ATGAATG ccATACAGGGAGCTTTATGGGCTGTGTTGTCATGGCCCTGCCTCCTTAGCAGCGGCTTCCTGCTCGAGTGTACGGACCAGGACCAGGTCATCCACCCCTACTGTTTATCCATTTCACAGGAGAAGCTTCTGGACAGGGTGATCCAGCATGCCGAGCTCATCTACCGAGTCTCCGAAGAGTCGTGTTCTTTGTTT GAAGACATATTTGTCCCATATCCGTTGCGGCTTCAGAGGAACCAGGCGGCCTATGCGTGCATTACAAAGGCCATCCCCATTCCAAGCTCCATTGGTGAAGTCCAGCAAATGTCT GACAAATGGTTGCTCCACTCTGTGCTAATGCTGGTCCAGTCGTGGATCGAACCCTTGGTCTACCTACAGACAACACTAGACCGCTACGATGGCGCTCCGGAAATGCTCCTCAACAAGACCAAGTGGGCGTCTGACAAACTTATCAGTCTGGAGCACGGTGTGGTCGTTCTCATCAAAAAG ATGCTGAATGAGGGCCTACTGACAACAAGCTACAGCGAACAAGGCCTGTTCCAATACGACATGCAAACAGACGTGGTGGAATCTGTCATGAGGGACTACATCTTACTCAGCTGCTTCAAAAAAGATTCCCATAAGATGGCGACATTCCTCAAGCTTCTCAAGTgtagacaaaacaacaattaTAACTGTGCATGA